Proteins encoded in a region of the Bradyrhizobium sp. CB3481 genome:
- a CDS encoding PEPxxWA-CTERM sorting domain-containing protein — MSISKLAATALLSVGLSISGAHASTVTNNFVFTDQGNSVVASGSFSYLSTATGTLGYSDLTAFTISLAGESYNLTFVNTLTPGFDYVYFGYDISTNSFVPASVLGFTSILAGTNLFEGFFFSPLASQGGANADGTFTEYRGPADGIAYALTISPDRVPTVPEPSTWIMMLFGFLGMVGLAYRRRENFSVGRSV, encoded by the coding sequence ATGTCGATTTCAAAACTGGCCGCCACAGCGCTACTGAGCGTCGGGTTAAGTATATCGGGCGCGCACGCATCAACAGTGACCAACAATTTCGTTTTCACCGATCAAGGCAACAGTGTCGTCGCGTCTGGCTCATTCAGCTATCTTTCCACCGCAACCGGGACGCTAGGCTATTCCGACTTGACTGCATTCACAATTAGCCTGGCTGGTGAATCCTACAATCTCACGTTTGTAAACACCCTAACTCCTGGATTCGATTACGTTTACTTTGGCTACGACATCTCGACCAATTCGTTCGTACCTGCATCGGTTTTGGGATTCACGTCAATATTGGCAGGCACGAACCTTTTCGAGGGATTCTTCTTCAGCCCTTTGGCGAGTCAAGGTGGTGCCAATGCTGATGGCACCTTCACGGAGTATCGTGGGCCCGCCGACGGTATCGCTTACGCCCTCACCATATCTCCAGATCGAGTGCCGACCGTTCCAGAGCCGAGCACTTGGATCATGATGTTGTTCGGTTTCCTGGGAATGGTTGGCCTGGCATATCGTCGTCGCGAAAACTTCAGTGTCGGGCGCTCTGTTTGA
- a CDS encoding nodulation protein NodZ, which yields MTGNIAQIDRDVIIARHCFGGIGDHLSCLIGAWWLARRTARTLVVDWRGSRFNADPTMRRNCFFHYFEPRQAMGGVRIIADDSVGGLQYRTPIWPAKWTQADLTSSDHLKHSAEEVAAVNELVTSERKPIEPTVVLNQWVEPPPPREMVRLLLAELHLAEPIRAEAQGFWNEQIGSAFAVGIHLRHGNGENVGARAAYWLSPFALSRQLSLNARNDVHRPGLFGRFSDNMPASFVGMSSQAGAERRFCRKVAADFHAFAERLNAVNAVPFLFCDSMQIIDTLREFLPNLVVRPKVLPEKGDGPLHQFEAKPVGQNGTRIGTVPEQVTLDMFVELDLMQRCQALMYMDSGFSILARTMLEQSRQLRLQPSRTNRLIVRAMS from the coding sequence TTGACTGGTAATATCGCGCAGATCGATCGGGACGTGATAATCGCAAGGCATTGCTTCGGCGGAATTGGCGATCATCTCTCGTGCCTGATTGGTGCATGGTGGCTTGCTCGGCGCACCGCAAGAACTCTGGTGGTGGACTGGCGGGGATCCCGGTTCAATGCGGACCCCACCATGAGGCGCAACTGCTTTTTCCATTATTTTGAGCCTCGACAAGCAATGGGAGGCGTTCGGATTATCGCAGATGATTCCGTTGGAGGCCTGCAATACCGGACGCCGATCTGGCCGGCAAAGTGGACGCAAGCAGACCTCACAAGTTCCGACCATTTGAAGCACAGCGCGGAAGAGGTAGCCGCGGTAAACGAACTTGTAACTTCCGAAAGGAAGCCGATCGAACCTACTGTTGTGCTAAATCAATGGGTTGAGCCGCCGCCGCCCCGCGAAATGGTGAGATTGCTTCTGGCAGAGCTCCATCTGGCAGAGCCAATTCGTGCCGAAGCACAGGGATTTTGGAACGAACAAATCGGTTCCGCATTCGCCGTCGGCATTCACCTCCGTCACGGCAATGGAGAGAATGTCGGGGCACGCGCCGCGTATTGGCTTAGCCCCTTCGCCCTAAGTCGCCAGTTATCCCTGAACGCTCGCAACGATGTGCACCGACCTGGTCTTTTCGGCCGGTTTTCGGACAACATGCCTGCCTCATTTGTGGGTATGTCGAGCCAAGCCGGGGCGGAACGGAGATTTTGCCGCAAGGTTGCTGCGGACTTCCACGCTTTCGCGGAAAGGCTCAACGCCGTAAATGCCGTACCGTTCTTGTTTTGCGATTCGATGCAGATCATTGACACTCTTCGCGAATTCTTACCGAATCTTGTTGTCCGACCGAAGGTTCTCCCCGAGAAGGGCGACGGTCCGCTTCACCAATTCGAAGCCAAGCCGGTCGGGCAGAACGGCACTCGCATAGGGACCGTGCCAGAGCAGGTTACGCTCGACATGTTTGTGGAGCTCGATCTTATGCAGCGCTGCCAAGCCCTAATGTATATGGATAGCGGCTTCTCGATCCTCGCAAGAACAATGCTTGAGCAAAGCCGCCAACTACGCCTTCAGCCAAGCCGAACAAACCGGCTAATTGTCCGGGCGATGTCTTAG
- a CDS encoding PEPxxWA-CTERM sorting domain-containing protein, which translates to MKPSSIFGIVVSAAILCSSAASAAIIQNGGFETGTFANWTVNTGGDPSFPQVVIQYGQSSGYPTGAFGEPIPAPVGGGLYGAYFVSDVYNQSISQSFSLTAGEKYTISYDIYSPQNGQLNPFDALLQSATDGNLSPIFTAKTLGNGWVSYSADFFANAGPYSFTLGFHPLGVPAADFVIDNVNLTVAVPEPATWAMMILGFMGIGFLAYRRRSSTASSFRLA; encoded by the coding sequence ATGAAGCCATCCAGCATTTTCGGGATCGTCGTATCCGCGGCTATTTTGTGTTCGAGCGCCGCAAGCGCTGCCATCATTCAAAATGGTGGGTTTGAGACGGGTACGTTTGCCAACTGGACGGTAAACACGGGTGGTGATCCGTCATTCCCTCAGGTGGTGATTCAGTACGGCCAGTCGAGCGGATACCCGACGGGCGCCTTTGGCGAGCCGATTCCGGCTCCGGTTGGCGGTGGTCTGTACGGTGCTTACTTTGTTTCGGACGTGTATAACCAATCGATTTCGCAGTCTTTCTCTTTGACTGCCGGCGAGAAGTATACGATCAGCTATGATATCTATTCGCCGCAGAACGGTCAGTTGAATCCGTTTGATGCTCTTCTTCAGTCCGCCACGGACGGCAATCTCTCCCCAATTTTCACGGCCAAAACCTTGGGCAATGGCTGGGTGAGCTATTCGGCGGACTTCTTTGCAAACGCCGGGCCTTATTCGTTTACTCTCGGCTTCCATCCGCTCGGTGTTCCGGCAGCGGACTTCGTGATCGACAACGTCAATCTCACAGTTGCCGTTCCGGAGCCCGCGACGTGGGCGATGATGATCTTGGGCTTCATGGGGATCGGTTTCTTGGCCTATCGTCGCCGCTCCTCGACCGCTTCGAGCTTCCGTTTGGCTTGA
- a CDS encoding FAD-binding oxidoreductase, which yields MPIVHGWGRYPVVEAEIRSPVDPPGIAAAVKSRARPVIPRGMGRSYGDSALSDQIIDCCGLNGVSAFDFEAGLIRCGAGVTLSDLLTHSVPKGWFLPVTPGTKFVTIAGAIASDVHGKNHHLEGCFSEFVESFDLMLAGNEILTCSRHQHVDLFHATVGGMGLTGIILEATLRLKPISSTVVEQITFKARNLQEALHLFDAHEASAYSVAWIDCMVTGPAMGRALLMLGEHSEFGGLSLPDKRRISVPFDVPTQTLNRFSIKAFNWLYYHRIRQARSSQRVDCESFFYPLDGIHGWNRLYGKRGFLQYQFVVPKHAGLEGLTALLKQIVESRRGSFLAVLKLLGRANQNLLSFPIEGYTLSVDFKLEDGLFELLNELDAVVLDYGGRIYLAKDARMKEATFKRSYPRWMQFQEVRSRYGALATFSSRQAQRIGLD from the coding sequence ATGCCCATTGTTCACGGTTGGGGAAGATATCCGGTCGTCGAAGCCGAGATCCGCTCGCCGGTCGACCCCCCCGGTATCGCTGCTGCCGTGAAATCGCGCGCGCGTCCGGTCATCCCGCGCGGCATGGGGCGCAGCTACGGTGACAGTGCACTGTCGGACCAAATCATCGACTGCTGCGGCCTGAACGGCGTTTCAGCGTTCGATTTCGAAGCCGGCCTCATCCGCTGCGGCGCAGGCGTGACGCTATCTGATCTTCTCACACACAGCGTGCCAAAGGGCTGGTTCCTGCCGGTCACGCCCGGCACCAAGTTCGTGACCATCGCCGGGGCCATCGCGAGCGACGTGCACGGCAAGAACCATCATCTCGAAGGGTGCTTCAGCGAGTTCGTCGAGTCCTTCGATCTGATGCTGGCTGGAAACGAAATCCTCACATGCTCCCGACATCAGCATGTCGATCTGTTTCACGCGACCGTCGGCGGCATGGGCCTCACCGGCATCATTCTCGAGGCGACGCTTCGCCTCAAGCCGATATCGAGCACGGTTGTCGAGCAGATAACGTTCAAGGCCCGTAATCTGCAGGAAGCGTTGCATCTGTTCGACGCGCACGAAGCCAGCGCCTACTCGGTCGCCTGGATCGACTGTATGGTCACTGGTCCTGCGATGGGCCGTGCGTTGCTGATGTTGGGCGAGCACTCCGAGTTCGGCGGACTATCCCTGCCCGACAAGCGCCGGATATCGGTGCCGTTCGATGTTCCGACGCAGACCTTGAACAGGTTTTCAATCAAGGCCTTCAACTGGCTGTACTACCATCGCATCCGCCAAGCGCGGTCTTCCCAACGCGTGGACTGCGAGTCGTTCTTTTATCCGCTCGACGGCATTCACGGCTGGAACCGACTCTATGGCAAACGCGGATTCCTGCAGTACCAGTTCGTCGTACCCAAGCATGCCGGGCTGGAAGGCCTGACTGCGCTGCTAAAGCAAATCGTGGAGTCGCGCCGGGGGTCGTTTCTTGCCGTACTCAAGCTCCTCGGAAGAGCGAACCAGAACCTTCTGTCATTCCCGATCGAGGGCTATACGCTCTCGGTTGACTTCAAGCTGGAAGACGGACTGTTCGAACTGCTCAACGAACTGGACGCCGTCGTTCTGGACTATGGCGGGCGGATCTATCTGGCAAAGGATGCCCGCATGAAGGAAGCGACGTTCAAGCGCAGCTACCCGCGCTGGATGCAGTTCCAGGAAGTGAGATCGCGATACGGCGCGCTTGCGACATTTTCGTCGCGCCAGGCACAAAGAATCGGCCTGGACTAG
- a CDS encoding UbiA family prenyltransferase: MDQGTPPNYCVPLVVDIDGTLTGANSVHETMLSLIKRPRASVRTLLELGNGYAAFANAIAEQASCGACALPVNEQALAVIRQVRQDGRKVYLSTGADERFSKAIVRSVNLVEGVFASENGLELTAQARAATLVAAFGVHGFDYLGSAYKDVPIWREARQALILGAPRKLTNRINRELPNLVVLGTREFSIVPYLTLMRPHQWLKNILVFLPALAAHRFDLATLAPLLVAFLSFCLCASSAYLVNDMLDLNNDRAHAEKRHRPMASGVLPVSHGAVLFACLASASLTSALMLNPAFAAVLLGYSCLSISYSFYLKRKLMIDVVALASLYGARVIAGGIASDVLPSDWLVGFCLFIFLSLALVKRSTEMIASSKTMPEKIDGRGYRREDLPTVTPMMVASGFIAILVLALYINSPEVRATYRHPVLLWAICGLLTYWLGRLYVITQRGEMRQDPVIFAATDRISLLTGGLVAAIFFAAIL; this comes from the coding sequence ATGGATCAAGGAACCCCACCAAACTATTGCGTTCCGCTCGTGGTTGACATCGACGGCACGTTGACGGGCGCGAACAGCGTTCATGAAACGATGCTGTCGCTGATCAAGCGACCCCGCGCTTCAGTGCGCACGCTCCTCGAACTCGGAAACGGCTATGCCGCTTTCGCAAATGCGATCGCCGAGCAGGCGTCGTGCGGTGCTTGCGCACTCCCGGTCAACGAACAGGCACTCGCTGTTATTCGCCAAGTACGCCAGGACGGCCGCAAGGTGTATCTCTCGACCGGTGCCGATGAACGGTTCTCGAAAGCGATCGTGCGTTCGGTGAACCTCGTCGAGGGCGTGTTTGCATCCGAAAACGGACTGGAGCTGACGGCGCAAGCTAGGGCGGCGACCCTCGTCGCCGCCTTTGGCGTCCACGGCTTCGACTATCTCGGCAGCGCGTACAAGGATGTTCCGATCTGGCGCGAAGCCCGGCAGGCCCTTATCCTGGGCGCCCCGCGCAAGCTTACCAACCGCATCAATCGCGAATTGCCGAACCTGGTCGTCCTAGGCACTCGCGAATTTTCCATCGTGCCATATCTCACCCTGATGCGGCCTCACCAGTGGCTGAAGAACATCCTGGTTTTCCTGCCGGCCCTCGCGGCACATCGCTTCGACCTTGCGACGCTTGCGCCCTTGCTGGTCGCCTTTCTGAGCTTCTGTCTCTGCGCGTCGAGCGCATATCTCGTCAACGACATGCTCGATCTCAATAACGACCGCGCGCATGCCGAAAAGCGTCACCGGCCGATGGCGTCAGGCGTCCTGCCCGTCAGCCACGGCGCGGTCCTGTTCGCCTGTCTCGCCAGCGCATCCCTGACATCGGCGCTGATGCTCAATCCGGCCTTTGCAGCCGTGCTGCTCGGCTATTCCTGCCTGTCCATCAGCTATTCCTTCTATCTCAAACGCAAGCTCATGATCGACGTCGTCGCGCTCGCATCGCTCTATGGAGCGCGCGTGATCGCCGGCGGAATTGCGTCGGACGTGTTGCCATCGGACTGGCTCGTCGGCTTTTGTCTTTTCATCTTCCTCAGCCTTGCGCTCGTGAAGCGAAGTACCGAGATGATTGCATCCTCGAAGACGATGCCCGAGAAGATCGACGGCCGAGGTTACCGGCGCGAGGATCTGCCGACGGTGACGCCAATGATGGTCGCCTCCGGCTTCATCGCCATCCTGGTGCTGGCGCTCTACATCAACTCGCCGGAAGTCAGAGCGACCTATCGCCACCCGGTCCTGCTTTGGGCAATCTGCGGTCTTCTGACCTACTGGCTGGGCAGGCTGTACGTCATCACCCAGCGCGGTGAAATGCGGCAGGATCCCGTGATCTTCGCCGCTACCGATCGAATCAGCCTGCTCACGGGCGGACTCGTCGCCGCGATCTTCTTCGCCGCAATTTTATAG
- the gspG gene encoding type II secretion system major pseudopilin GspG, producing the protein MRITMGNGQAKLRLCRREGRYRGRNDEGYTLLELLVVMGILAVLTAIATPQLMGYFGKAKTQSVELQIENIGTALELYYMENGSYPSASAGLKALVEPTPEAPRWNGPYLKKAKNLLDPWGRPYQYNYPSANGEYEVYSLGATGKAASVSSKATFRGG; encoded by the coding sequence ATGCGTATTACGATGGGAAATGGACAGGCGAAGCTTCGCCTCTGTCGTCGCGAGGGACGATATCGAGGACGGAATGACGAGGGCTATACGCTTCTCGAATTGCTCGTCGTGATGGGAATTCTGGCCGTCCTGACGGCGATCGCGACGCCGCAGCTCATGGGTTATTTCGGCAAGGCGAAGACGCAGTCGGTTGAATTGCAAATCGAGAACATCGGCACCGCGCTGGAGCTCTACTACATGGAGAATGGTAGCTATCCAAGCGCGAGCGCCGGCCTGAAGGCTTTGGTTGAGCCGACACCGGAAGCGCCGCGCTGGAACGGGCCATATCTCAAGAAGGCGAAGAATCTGCTGGACCCTTGGGGACGTCCCTACCAGTACAATTATCCCTCGGCGAACGGCGAATACGAAGTCTACTCGCTCGGCGCCACGGGAAAGGCGGCGTCGGTGAGTTCGAAGGCGACGTTTCGGGGTGGCTAG
- a CDS encoding acyltransferase, giving the protein MAELDGLRGIAVILVVLFHFGLFAPGWIGVQLFFVLSGYLISDILLSEKEKPFPSYLGRFYWRRTLRIFPLYFFYLLAMTGLFACTGWPEALKADWPYLLTYTTNFGRLRPSDIGEPFTHLWSLAVEEQFYLLWPLVIYFCSLTQLKRIILGVILLSPAIRAILYLTLRGSGYDELLGRTIYVVPFAQFDAFAFGAAIAVWKLQDLRNSGRLIVAVGLVTAALGVAVLLHQHFAYRAAFKGSLGYQMYLLPSGGFVWGYSLLDLLSAAAIIGAIQKIPLLRILRNKVLCHIGVISYGIYVYHVLVLIGLKQFFGSFVEHYGFVFFVAYAGVVCIVAEISFRLIEKPILSLRTFRREAATLASIRQTALTRSASTDQR; this is encoded by the coding sequence TTGGCAGAACTCGACGGCCTCAGAGGCATCGCCGTAATTCTTGTCGTATTGTTTCACTTCGGCCTGTTTGCGCCGGGATGGATCGGAGTTCAGCTGTTTTTCGTGCTGTCCGGATACCTGATATCCGACATCCTCCTATCCGAAAAAGAGAAGCCATTTCCGTCTTACTTGGGCCGCTTCTACTGGCGCCGAACACTGCGAATTTTTCCGCTCTATTTCTTTTATCTGCTTGCGATGACCGGTCTCTTTGCGTGTACCGGCTGGCCGGAGGCGCTCAAAGCCGATTGGCCCTATCTGCTGACCTATACCACGAATTTCGGGCGCCTGCGGCCTTCCGACATTGGAGAGCCGTTTACGCACCTGTGGTCACTCGCGGTGGAAGAGCAGTTCTATCTGCTCTGGCCGCTCGTGATCTACTTCTGCTCGCTTACGCAACTGAAGCGAATTATCCTCGGCGTTATTCTGCTCAGTCCCGCAATCCGGGCAATCCTTTACCTCACCCTTCGAGGTTCGGGATACGATGAACTTCTGGGACGCACAATCTACGTCGTTCCGTTCGCACAATTCGATGCTTTCGCGTTTGGCGCAGCGATCGCGGTTTGGAAGCTGCAGGATCTCAGGAATTCCGGAAGACTGATCGTAGCCGTAGGCCTGGTAACGGCAGCGCTTGGTGTCGCCGTGCTCCTGCACCAGCATTTTGCGTACAGGGCCGCCTTCAAGGGCAGCCTCGGCTACCAAATGTACCTTCTCCCCAGCGGTGGATTCGTCTGGGGTTACTCGTTGCTTGATCTGCTTTCGGCTGCCGCAATCATTGGGGCAATCCAGAAAATTCCCTTACTCAGAATTCTCCGAAACAAAGTACTTTGCCATATTGGCGTCATTTCCTACGGAATATACGTTTATCATGTACTCGTGCTGATCGGACTGAAGCAATTTTTCGGGAGTTTCGTCGAACATTACGGCTTCGTTTTTTTTGTCGCCTATGCCGGAGTAGTTTGTATCGTAGCGGAAATAAGCTTCAGGCTTATTGAGAAGCCGATCCTCTCGCTAAGAACTTTCAGAAGGGAAGCTGCGACACTGGCCTCGATCAGGCAAACCGCACTCACACGGTCAGCCAGTACGGACCAGCGATAG
- a CDS encoding oligosaccharide flippase family protein, which produces MNVINRTALRQRVLAAGLWSLAGYAFSMIIRFGSNLLMTRLLMPETFGIMAIASTVMIGLAMFSDLGLKQFVVQSARGSEQSYLNTAWVIQILRGVVLWGASIVLSGLLAGFGYADLIPAASAYASPVLPWIVVALCFSTVISGFSSTKMLEASRGLSLGFLTRLEIAAQLVGLVCMIVWALVDRSIWSLVAGSLAATAARTWLSHVWLPGVRNRWEWDKAAASEILHFGKWIFLASILGFLASSGDQLILGGLVNSTILGLYVVANLYVSTADGVLTRIMGDVSFPAFSEVVRERRTDLKQTYYKFHNPIAAVAYVSGGVLCTFGQALVSLLYDSRYEYSGSILGILSLILFTVPFRLSTQSFLALGVPKLQSNIVLLRLVFLVILTPGGFYFFGFIGSLWGIVISHFSYLPLIISYNFRHGLFDLRKEIYLLAFVPAGLAAGSLLSLLIGYVK; this is translated from the coding sequence ATGAATGTTATCAACCGAACCGCCCTTCGGCAACGAGTATTAGCGGCCGGGCTGTGGAGCCTTGCCGGATACGCGTTTAGCATGATCATCCGTTTCGGGAGCAATTTGCTCATGACGCGTCTGCTGATGCCCGAGACGTTTGGAATTATGGCGATCGCCTCGACAGTAATGATCGGGCTCGCCATGTTTTCCGATCTCGGCCTCAAGCAATTTGTGGTGCAAAGCGCCCGGGGGAGTGAGCAGTCCTATCTAAACACAGCGTGGGTAATACAGATACTTAGGGGTGTCGTCCTGTGGGGTGCTTCTATCGTCCTGAGCGGACTTCTGGCAGGCTTTGGGTATGCCGACCTGATTCCTGCCGCAAGCGCGTACGCTTCCCCTGTCTTGCCATGGATCGTTGTCGCACTCTGCTTTTCGACAGTCATCTCCGGGTTTTCGTCGACCAAGATGCTGGAAGCTAGCCGCGGTCTCTCGCTCGGCTTCCTCACGCGCCTTGAGATCGCCGCCCAGCTCGTCGGACTGGTCTGCATGATCGTTTGGGCGCTCGTTGATCGCTCGATCTGGTCCCTCGTCGCGGGAAGTCTCGCTGCCACCGCTGCGCGAACTTGGCTAAGCCATGTTTGGCTGCCGGGCGTGAGGAATCGATGGGAGTGGGACAAGGCAGCGGCGAGCGAGATTCTTCACTTCGGGAAGTGGATATTCCTGGCGTCAATCCTGGGGTTTCTCGCAAGCAGCGGAGATCAGCTAATTCTGGGCGGTCTGGTGAATTCCACGATCCTTGGTTTGTATGTCGTTGCCAACCTTTATGTTAGTACGGCTGACGGGGTGCTAACGAGAATAATGGGCGATGTTTCGTTTCCTGCCTTCAGTGAGGTTGTGCGTGAGCGACGGACCGATCTAAAGCAAACTTACTACAAGTTTCACAATCCGATTGCCGCCGTGGCTTACGTCTCCGGCGGCGTTCTTTGCACCTTTGGACAGGCACTAGTCAGCTTGCTTTACGACAGCCGCTACGAGTACTCCGGGTCCATTCTCGGAATTCTCTCGTTAATACTATTCACCGTACCATTTAGGCTTTCAACTCAATCGTTTTTGGCGCTGGGGGTTCCAAAGCTTCAATCGAACATCGTACTCTTGCGGCTGGTGTTCCTGGTAATCTTAACTCCAGGTGGCTTTTACTTTTTCGGCTTCATTGGTTCTCTCTGGGGTATTGTGATAAGCCACTTTTCTTATCTCCCGTTGATTATCTCCTACAATTTCCGCCACGGCCTGTTCGACTTGCGGAAAGAGATCTATCTGCTGGCGTTCGTACCGGCGGGACTGGCCGCCGGAAGCCTTCTATCGCTCCTGATAGGGTACGTAAAATGA